GGCAGGTTATGGGCTTTTTGGTTGTAGGATTAGGACTTTTGGGCGTTGTTATACTCTGGATGGCTTTTCAAAATGTGGATTTGCTAATAAACTATGCGCTCGGAGCGTCTTTAGTCGCTCTATTTATGAGAGTAGGTGGAGGAATATTCACAAAAAGCGCTGATGTTGGAGCTGATTTGGTTGGAAAAGTGGAAAAAGGGATTCCAGAAGATGACCCAAGAAATCCTGCTGTTATAGCAGACCAGGTTGGAGATAATGTGGGAGATATTGCTGGTATGGGCGCAGACCTTTTTGAATCATATGTTTCTACTATTATTGCAGCAATGGTTATCGGCACAGCTGTCTTTGGCGCAAAAGGAATGATTGCTCCCCTATTTTTGGCAGGAATCGGAATTATTAGTTCTCTTTTGGGAACATTTTTTGTGCGCGTTTCTAAAGACGCGTCACAGGAAGAATTTTCTAAACAAACAGAAAGCGTTAGAAAGGCAATGGAGAGAGGCGTGCTTGTGGCTAATGTTTTAATGATTGTAGGTTCATATTTTCTGATAAAATCTCTATTTAATAGTATCGGTCTGTTTTGGGCAATATTGTTTGGCTTGCTCGCTGGTTGGATTATAGGAAAGACGAGCGAATATTTTTCTTCTGAAAAAAAGAGGCCAACTCTTGATATTGCAGAAGCAGGAAATAGCGGCGCTTCAAATGTAATTATAGAAGGGCTTATTGTTGGAATGAAAAGTACGGTTGTTCCAGTTCTTGCGGTTAGCGCAACAATAGTGCTGTCCTATCATTTTGCCGGGCTTTATGGTATTGCCTTAGCATCGCTTGGTATTCTTGGTGTCTTGGGTATTAATCTTTCTACTGATTGCTATGGGCCTATTGCTGATAATGCAGCAGGGATTGCTGAAATGGGCGGATTGGGAAAAGAAGTCAGGCAAAGAGTGGAAGCTCTTGATGCAGTTGGAAATAGCACAGCTGCAATAGGAAAAGGATTTGCCATAGGGTCTGCTGCTTTGGCTGCCTTGGCTTGGTTGGCAACTTATGCGCAAAAAATCAATGTGGTTTCAATTAATATGTTGGAGCCAAAACTTTTGGCAGGATTGTTTATTGGGGCAATGTTGCCATTTCTCTTTTCTGCCTTAACAATGAAAGGAGTGAGCAGGGGTGCATTGGAAATAGTGAAAGAAGTAAGACGGCAATTTAGAGAATTGCCTGGATTAATTGAAGGAACAGCAAAAGCT
The sequence above is a segment of the Patescibacteria group bacterium genome. Coding sequences within it:
- a CDS encoding sodium-translocating pyrophosphatase codes for the protein MNLIYIPLIVSVIDILFVLLWIRLLKKLSSGEAGLQKIADAIREGAKAFLKREFKAMIIVFLLVAIALGILNKSILPPIVLLIGAFISSLAGYIGMMVSTLANIRTTVSAQKSFPESFKTAIWGGQVMGFLVVGLGLLGVVILWMAFQNVDLLINYALGASLVALFMRVGGGIFTKSADVGADLVGKVEKGIPEDDPRNPAVIADQVGDNVGDIAGMGADLFESYVSTIIAAMVIGTAVFGAKGMIAPLFLAGIGIISSLLGTFFVRVSKDASQEEFSKQTESVRKAMERGVLVANVLMIVGSYFLIKSLFNSIGLFWAILFGLLAGWIIGKTSEYFSSEKKRPTLDIAEAGNSGASNVIIEGLIVGMKSTVVPVLAVSATIVLSYHFAGLYGIALASLGILGVLGINLSTDCYGPIADNAAGIAEMGGLGKEVRQRVEALDAVGNSTAAIGKGFAIGSAALAALAWLATYAQKINVVSINMLEPKLLAGLFIGAMLPFLFSALTMKGVSRGALEIVKEVRRQFRELPGLIEGTAKADYRTCVDLATKRAIREMIVPGILVVLTPILVGLILGKEAVAGTLVGALTSGFLVALFMANSGAAWDNAKKYIEAGNLGGKGSDAHKAAVVGDTVGDPFKDTAGPSLNILIKLISVVALISLALFS